From Caretta caretta isolate rCarCar2 chromosome 16, rCarCar1.hap1, whole genome shotgun sequence, the proteins below share one genomic window:
- the NELFB gene encoding negative elongation factor B isoform X1, translating to MFAGLQELGVANGEDLKETLTNCTEPLKAIEQFQTENGVLLPSLQSALPFLDLHGTPRLEFHQSVFDELREKLLERVSAIASEGKVEERYKKLEDLLEKSFSLVKMPSIQPVVMCVMKHLPKVPEKKLKLVMADKDLYKACAVEVKRQIWQDNQALFGDEVSPLLKQYILEKENTLFSSDLSVLHNFFSPSPKMRRQGEVVQKLTQMIGKNVKLYDMVLQFLRTLFLRTRNVHYCTLRAELLMSLHDLDISEICTVDPCHKFTWCLDACIREKFVDNKRARELQGFLDGVKKGQEQVLGDLSMILCDPFAINTLALSTIRHLQELVGQDTLPRESPDLLLLLRMLSLGQGAWDMIDSQVFREPKMEHELITKFLPMLMSFVVDDYTFNVDQKLPSEEKGPIPYPSTIPEAFTKFLQEHRIACEVGLYYILHITKQRNKNAFLRLLPALAETFSDLAFSDIFLHLLTGNLTLLGDEFALEDFCTSLFDGFFLTACSRKENVHRHVLRLLLHLHHKVAPTKLESLQKALEPTKQSGEAVKDLYNQLSEKLELRKPSPAPVAETPSMELTLPTVPTPASL from the exons ATGTTCGCGgggctgcaggagctgggggtggCCAATGGGGAGGACCTGAAGGAGACGCTGACCAACTGCACCGAGCCGCTCAAGGCCATCGAGCAGTTCCAG ACAGAAAATGGAGTCCTTCTGCCCTCTCTCCAGTCTGCTCTGCCATTCTTGGACCTCCATGGTACTCCTAGGCTGGAGTTTCATCAGTCTGTATTTGATGAGCTGAGAGAGAAATTGCTAGAGAGAGTTTCAGCCATTGCCTCAGAAGGAAAGGTTGAGGAAAG ATACAAAAAGCTGGAGGATCTGCTGGAGAAAAGCTTTTCCTTGGTCAAGATGCCATCTATACAGCCTGTGGTGATGTGTGTCATGAAACACCTGCCCAAG GTCCCTGAAAAGAAACTGAAGTTAGTTATGGCGGATAAGGATTTATACAAAGCATGTGCCGTGGAGGTGAAGCGCCAGATCTGGCAGGATAACCAAGCTCTGTTTGGTGATGAGGTGTCCCCATTGCTGAAACAGTACATCCTGGAGAAAGAAAACACTCTCTTTAGTAGTGATCTCTCTGTCTTGCACAACTTCTTCAGTCCCTCTCCAAAAATGAGACGTCAGGGAGAG GTGGTTCAGAAGCTGACACAGATGATTGGGAAGAATGTGAAGCTATATGACATGGTGCTACAGTTCCTAAGAACATTGTTCCTTCGGACGAGGAATGTCCATTACTGCACGCTACGGGCAGAGCTCCTGATGTCGCTGCATGACCTGGACATCAGCGAGATCTGTACTGTTGACCCCTGTCACAAG TTCACTTGGTGCTTAGATGCCTGCATTCGGGAGAAGTTTGTGGATAACAAGCGAGCTCGAGAGCTGCAAGGGTTTCTGGATGGAGTGAAGAAAGGACAAGAACAAGTACTGGG GGATTTATCAATGATCTTGTGTGATCCCTTTGCCATTAACACCTTAGCTCTGAGTACCATACGGCATCTGCAAGAGCTGGTTGGGCAAGACACCTTACCCAGG GAAAGTCCAGACCTCTTGTTGCTGCTAAGGATGCTGTCTCTGGGACAGGGAGCCTGGGACATGATTGACAGCCAAGTCTTCAGGGAGCCTAAAATG gAACATGAGTTGATCACCAAGTTCTTGCCGATGCTGATGTCTTTTGTGGTGGATGACTACACATTCAACGTAGATCAGAAACTGCCATCAGAAGAGAAAGGGCCAATTCCCTACCCCAGCACCATTCCCGAAGCTTTTACCAA ATTCCTTCAGGAGCACAGAATAGCCTGTGAGGTTGGGCTATATTACATACTTCACATAACTAAACAGAGGAACAAGAATGCTTTTCTCAGGCTCCTGCCAGCACTAG CTGAGACATTCAGTGACCTGGCCTTCAGTGATATTTTCCTGCACCTGCTCACCGGTAACCTCACGTTGTTGGGTGATGAATTTGCGCTGGAGGACTTCTGTACCAGTCTCTTTGATGGGTTCTTCCTCACTGCCTGCTCAAG AAAAGAGAACGTCCATAGACACGTGCTAAGATTGCTACTTCACCTGCATCACAAAGTGGCACCTACCAAATTAGAATCACTCCAGAAGGCTTTGGAACCTACCAAGCAG AGCGGCGAAGCTGTGAAGGATCTTTATAACCAGCTCAGCGAGAAACTGGAGCTTCGCAAACCCAGTCCAGCCCCGGTGGCTGAAACTCCATCCATGGAACTGACTTTGCCCACAGTGCCCACCCCAGCCTCGCTCTGA
- the NELFB gene encoding negative elongation factor B isoform X2 produces MPSIQPVVMCVMKHLPKVPEKKLKLVMADKDLYKACAVEVKRQIWQDNQALFGDEVSPLLKQYILEKENTLFSSDLSVLHNFFSPSPKMRRQGEVVQKLTQMIGKNVKLYDMVLQFLRTLFLRTRNVHYCTLRAELLMSLHDLDISEICTVDPCHKFTWCLDACIREKFVDNKRARELQGFLDGVKKGQEQVLGDLSMILCDPFAINTLALSTIRHLQELVGQDTLPRESPDLLLLLRMLSLGQGAWDMIDSQVFREPKMEHELITKFLPMLMSFVVDDYTFNVDQKLPSEEKGPIPYPSTIPEAFTKFLQEHRIACEVGLYYILHITKQRNKNAFLRLLPALAETFSDLAFSDIFLHLLTGNLTLLGDEFALEDFCTSLFDGFFLTACSRKENVHRHVLRLLLHLHHKVAPTKLESLQKALEPTKQSGEAVKDLYNQLSEKLELRKPSPAPVAETPSMELTLPTVPTPASL; encoded by the exons ATGCCATCTATACAGCCTGTGGTGATGTGTGTCATGAAACACCTGCCCAAG GTCCCTGAAAAGAAACTGAAGTTAGTTATGGCGGATAAGGATTTATACAAAGCATGTGCCGTGGAGGTGAAGCGCCAGATCTGGCAGGATAACCAAGCTCTGTTTGGTGATGAGGTGTCCCCATTGCTGAAACAGTACATCCTGGAGAAAGAAAACACTCTCTTTAGTAGTGATCTCTCTGTCTTGCACAACTTCTTCAGTCCCTCTCCAAAAATGAGACGTCAGGGAGAG GTGGTTCAGAAGCTGACACAGATGATTGGGAAGAATGTGAAGCTATATGACATGGTGCTACAGTTCCTAAGAACATTGTTCCTTCGGACGAGGAATGTCCATTACTGCACGCTACGGGCAGAGCTCCTGATGTCGCTGCATGACCTGGACATCAGCGAGATCTGTACTGTTGACCCCTGTCACAAG TTCACTTGGTGCTTAGATGCCTGCATTCGGGAGAAGTTTGTGGATAACAAGCGAGCTCGAGAGCTGCAAGGGTTTCTGGATGGAGTGAAGAAAGGACAAGAACAAGTACTGGG GGATTTATCAATGATCTTGTGTGATCCCTTTGCCATTAACACCTTAGCTCTGAGTACCATACGGCATCTGCAAGAGCTGGTTGGGCAAGACACCTTACCCAGG GAAAGTCCAGACCTCTTGTTGCTGCTAAGGATGCTGTCTCTGGGACAGGGAGCCTGGGACATGATTGACAGCCAAGTCTTCAGGGAGCCTAAAATG gAACATGAGTTGATCACCAAGTTCTTGCCGATGCTGATGTCTTTTGTGGTGGATGACTACACATTCAACGTAGATCAGAAACTGCCATCAGAAGAGAAAGGGCCAATTCCCTACCCCAGCACCATTCCCGAAGCTTTTACCAA ATTCCTTCAGGAGCACAGAATAGCCTGTGAGGTTGGGCTATATTACATACTTCACATAACTAAACAGAGGAACAAGAATGCTTTTCTCAGGCTCCTGCCAGCACTAG CTGAGACATTCAGTGACCTGGCCTTCAGTGATATTTTCCTGCACCTGCTCACCGGTAACCTCACGTTGTTGGGTGATGAATTTGCGCTGGAGGACTTCTGTACCAGTCTCTTTGATGGGTTCTTCCTCACTGCCTGCTCAAG AAAAGAGAACGTCCATAGACACGTGCTAAGATTGCTACTTCACCTGCATCACAAAGTGGCACCTACCAAATTAGAATCACTCCAGAAGGCTTTGGAACCTACCAAGCAG AGCGGCGAAGCTGTGAAGGATCTTTATAACCAGCTCAGCGAGAAACTGGAGCTTCGCAAACCCAGTCCAGCCCCGGTGGCTGAAACTCCATCCATGGAACTGACTTTGCCCACAGTGCCCACCCCAGCCTCGCTCTGA